In the genome of Moorena sp. SIOASIH, the window ATTTGGGGTCGCCCTGTATCCACCAGGATGGTACACTGACGGCGCAGAAAACTTCCCAGGGCTTCCGGTGCTTGGGGACAAACTTCTTCTTTTAGATACTTGCTCAGTTGCTCAACGGCATAATCCTCATAGGTGGCTTGTCCAGGATTGGTCACCACCATTGAGCCTCCCACCACCGCCAGCACCATCGTGCCAACAGCGGTGACAACCTGTGAAATCTTCATCTGAATTTTTTAAGGATATATTATTTATTACGATGGCTATGAAGCCTTCGAGTTCCAGGTTAACTGCAAAGGAGTGGTAACGTCTTGCATGTTTGATGGAAATCCCTCAGGGCTTGACATTTCAGCAATTGTCAGCAAACCACAGGACTGACGGACTGAGTACTTATCATCAAACTTTGATGGATTCTTGATAAACCAACAAATAAGATGCTATAATCAACAACGGTAAGATTATGGCGAGCGTAGCCAAGTGGTTAAGGCAGTGGATTGTGGTTCCACCACTCGCGGGTTCGAGTCCCGTCGTTCGCCCTAAAGGT includes:
- a CDS encoding DUF4359 domain-containing protein, with amino-acid sequence MKISQVVTAVGTMVLAVVGGSMVVTNPGQATYEDYAVEQLSKYLKEEVCPQAPEALGSFLRRQCTILVDTGRPQIKQVVAQTTKRENFLLFSIYRTDLDVGTLIPAYSFETVGICQQFYLYKADEKSY